CTTGCGAACGCCCAGAAACGAAAACAGACGTCGAGCGATCATGGTCGGAACCATCACGTTTTCCAACGCGGTCAGTTCGGGCAGAAGATGATAGAACTGGAAGATCATCCCGATCTGATGATTTCGGTAATAATCGCGTTGCCGCGCCGAAGCGTTATCGATCCGAGCGCCGTTGAACGACACCTCCCCTTGGTCGGGGTGATCCAGCGTCGCCATCAAATGCATCAGCGTGCTTTTGCCGCTGCCGCTACGGCCGACCAACGACGTCATGCTACCGACTTCGATATCGAAATCGACGCCCCGCAGCACGGGAACTTCGATGCGATTCTTGTGATAACTTTTGACCAAACCGCGAACCGACATGATCGGTTCGCCCTCTGGTGCCACACCTTGGGCAAACGCTGACGATTCGGTTTTGATGACTTGGTTCATAATTGGATTACTCATAACGAAGCGCCATTACAGGATGCATTCGCGCCGCGCGCAACGCAGGAAGAACACTTGCCATCACCGCGATTGCCACAGCACCGATCATGACCCACACAACGGTTACCGGGTGAATGATCGTGGGAATCGAGTTGAAGTAGTAGACCGTTGGATCAAAGACCTCTTGCCCCGTGATCTTTTCGATCAGGCCCGCGATGTCATTGATATAGTGAACGAAGGTGAGTCCTCCCAACAGTCCGACTCCCGATCCCGCGATCCCTAACAACAGGCCATAGCTGAGGAAGATGCTCATCACGCCCGTGTTGGAGGCGCCGAGAGCTTTCAGGATTCCGATGTCGCGAGTCTTTTCGACGACGATCATGAAGAACGTGGCCAGAATCCCAAAACCGGCAACGGCGATGATCAGGAACAACAGCACGTTCAGGATCGTCGTTTCCAACCGGACCGCGGCCAACAACGGGCCTTGCATGTCCTGCCATGTTTGAATGTTGTAAGCGTAGATATCGGGTGGAAACTCCGCTCGCAAAGCGTCTCGCACTTCAGCCAGGTTGGTTCCCTCGGCCAGTTTCAATTGAATCGTCGTAATGCTGCGAACACCCGTCGTCGGATCGACCATTCCACGAAACTCTTGCAACCGATTCAACGGCACAAAGGCAAACGTCGAATCGTATTCACTCATCCCACTCTCGTACAAATCGACGACGGTGAAGTGTTGGTTGAGCGCTTTGGTGTCATCGCCGGCGTTGGGGAAAATCACGCGTACGTCATCCCCGGGACGGCAATAATAGTAATCGCCAACCTCGCCATCGGGATCCCGGAAACGTGTGCTGCAGGTCGTGATCCCAAGGATGATTCCGCAGAACTGTTCTTTTTCGGGGTCGAATTCGCGAGCGGCGTTCTCTTCGGCGACCTGGGAAAACATGCCATCCGAACCAAACGAATCGATGCTCGGCCCAGCCGTTGGTCCCGAGGTTTGACCGGCCGCTTTGCGAGCCGCTTCGGCCTGACGGATCTCTTGCTGATAAGCTTTTTGATAGACGGCCCAAGCCCGACGATAGACCCATCCCGATTCGGGGAAGTGTTTTCGATCGCTGCCGTAGCCGCTGTCATGCAGTTCAAACGACGCGGTATCGCGGTTGTCGGGGTGCAGCAGACAGCGACCGAAGTCACTCACATCGCCGTATGTTTTTGGATCGACCCCGATCAGATTGATCTGTTTGGTGATCAATTGGCCGTTGTGTTCGATTCCCAGCATCGCCGGAACGTGAACACTGCACGTTGTGCCAACCAACTTGTCCCCCGTCACGCGGCGGATGCGTTCCAGATGCTTCTCTTGGTCGGGCATGCCGCCACTGCTGTGACAGTCGATGACGACGTCCGAGAGCAGTTCGTTCATCCGTGAATGCATTTCGGCGGAGAAACCCGCCATGACACTGTTGACCACAATCAGCGTGGCCACCCCAAGGGTGACACTGATAATCGAAGCCAAGGCGATATAGCGAGTCCGCAAGTAGCGGAAGCAAAGAACCCAACGGTACATTCGTCGTCCCAAGGATTTCTGAGGAAAACGCAGCATCACCGAGATCCCATCTCGGTCGAGCGGCGGCGAAGTATAGACGTCGCGGCGCGCTGGCGTAAACCTCAACCTGGACGATCAGGAACTGAATTCTCGCGCAATAAAGGTCGTATCGTGACGCCCTTCGATGAATTCGGGGTGCTCCAGGATCTTGCGATGCAGCGAAGCAGTCGTCGCGATCCCGCCCACTTCCAATTCGTAGAGTGCTCGCAACATGC
Above is a genomic segment from Rosistilla ulvae containing:
- a CDS encoding ABC transporter permease; translation: MYRWVLCFRYLRTRYIALASIISVTLGVATLIVVNSVMAGFSAEMHSRMNELLSDVVIDCHSSGGMPDQEKHLERIRRVTGDKLVGTTCSVHVPAMLGIEHNGQLITKQINLIGVDPKTYGDVSDFGRCLLHPDNRDTASFELHDSGYGSDRKHFPESGWVYRRAWAVYQKAYQQEIRQAEAARKAAGQTSGPTAGPSIDSFGSDGMFSQVAEENAAREFDPEKEQFCGIILGITTCSTRFRDPDGEVGDYYYCRPGDDVRVIFPNAGDDTKALNQHFTVVDLYESGMSEYDSTFAFVPLNRLQEFRGMVDPTTGVRSITTIQLKLAEGTNLAEVRDALRAEFPPDIYAYNIQTWQDMQGPLLAAVRLETTILNVLLFLIIAVAGFGILATFFMIVVEKTRDIGILKALGASNTGVMSIFLSYGLLLGIAGSGVGLLGGLTFVHYINDIAGLIEKITGQEVFDPTVYYFNSIPTIIHPVTVVWVMIGAVAIAVMASVLPALRAARMHPVMALRYE
- a CDS encoding ABC transporter ATP-binding protein codes for the protein MSNPIMNQVIKTESSAFAQGVAPEGEPIMSVRGLVKSYHKNRIEVPVLRGVDFDIEVGSMTSLVGRSGSGKSTLMHLMATLDHPDQGEVSFNGARIDNASARQRDYYRNHQIGMIFQFYHLLPELTALENVMVPTMIARRLFSFLGVRKTAQERAEQLLEMVGLTHRRHHRPSEMSGGEMQRAAIARALMNNPTLLLADEPTGNLDSSTGHGILELLQKLNEDNRLTIVMITHDDAIARQADRAVRLENGLVVEQDDALRVVH